The Nostoc sp. 'Peltigera membranacea cyanobiont' N6 genome contains the following window.
TTATTTAAGTCAGCACTACCACGCAAAGCATCAAACAGAGCTTTGGCAAAGGGAGAATAAACTTCGTTCCCCTCTGTTACTATCCCCCGTGAACCCAAAGAATCCAAAGCTTTTTGATCGTCAGATGCGGAAGTAATCACTTGCCAAGCGCGATCGCTAATGAATCTATCGTAGCGTTCTTTATATATCTGCACTTTGCGTACAACTTCCCGCTTCAGGCTTGCCCAACGGAAGGCTCCGGCAAAGCAGCAATCAAGAATTGCTAACAGATGCCGACAAGGAAGCGCGTTCAAAGCATCATGCAATTCCTGCATCGGCAAGTAGGTACTACTATCACCAGATATAGCATCTTGAGGAATCAGATAACCTACAGGCCCTTCTTGATTTTCTAGAGCGTCTAAAGCAATGCCATGCCCTGCAAAGTAAAACAGGAGGCGATCATCTTTATTAACTGTAACTTTTTCATTGTCAAATAGTATTTGTCCTTGTTTAAAATCTGCAATTAACTGGTTGAGATTGTTAAAACTAGCATCTTGATTTAGAAATAACTGGACTTCATATTTATTTTGTGCTTGATATTGCGGTTTGAGAGCTTCATGCTGCTTTTGCAGAATTTCAGCAAGCTTGCAAGCATCTCGAACTGCCGTTTTTAAAGATGGAATATTGTTTTGATAATTATTAATGCCGATAATAACTGCAAAATTACGATTAAAATTATGTTTGGACATTAAGGGCTCTCCTCAATTCGTTAATATAAAAGGGAGAAAACTTACTTACCAATAGCAGTAAATGCAGCCCAATGAAAAGGAGACTGAAATGGTTTTTCATAAATATTTTTACTTAAAGCATTTTTTGCTAGAATCTCACGCATTTGACGCATTGAACGTTCACTTTCATGATGATTATTGCTAATATCTAATTGTAAGTTATTTGTCCATTGGTTTAAACCTTCCCAAGTAATATTCCGTAACCAATTTTGCGCTTGATTAAGTGCCACTGCTACCGAAACATCTTGAGATGCTTTAAGATTTTGCAAAAATTTAATCATCAAATAAGCTGTAGATTGATCGTCTACTGTCCACAGACTGCTGACCACACTGGAACTACCTGCATAGAGAAAACCGCTAGGTAATCCGATATATTCATCGCTATTATTATTAAAGTCTATTAAGCCTGTTTCACAAGCGGAAAGAACTACAAGACGGCATTTTTTGAGATCAAAACCTCGATCAAAAAGATTACCTAAGGTGAGGCATTTACTTAAATCTATGATGCCCCTGGAGGTTTCAAAATATTGTTGTCTGTCAGCATCCACAGGGATAGAATCAACTTGAGCATCTGCTAGCAGGAGAAAAGAATCTAGAGGTGAGTTGGTCTTAAAGTGGCCGTGACAAGAGAAGTGAAGGTAATTTACCTCCTGTAGGCGTGATACGGCTTGAACTAGAGCTGCTTTGGTGGCATGGCTATTGGACAATACTTCATGGGAGGGGAAAAAAGACACAATGTTGTTTACCTCCTGGTCAGTGAATTGAAGGTCTCCTGTAGGGTTTTGAATCGCAAACAGGGATTGAAAATCAGGACGTTCACACTGTTGTACTAGTTGAAGGAGTTGACAACTAGGTGCATAAGCCACACCACCAGCAAATAAATCGAGAAGACAAGGCGAATCTTGAGAGTTGGGATTTACTGGAATTGCATGAAGGGGAAACAAATGCAGGGCAGTATAGGGAATTAGAATAAGTTTATCGTAGTCGCTTGGTGGTATCTGGGTTAATATTTCATTAATGTGTAGAATCGAAGCTAGTTCTTTGAGTACTTCCCCTAATGTATTCTGCCATTGGTCTTTTTGACTGTCATAATTCTGTAAATATTGAGCTGTCCATTTTTCCAAAGCATTTAGGTCTTCTGGTTGGGATTGCCAGACTGTTAATTCTTGCCCGTTAGGTTTAATAACAAAAGCGATAATTTTTTGGCTTGTGACATACCATTCTATAATAGCTGTACGTTGATCCACAGTTTGCTGGAATTGGTCAAATTTGAAGCCAGAACCAACAGATAAGTAGATATTTTGCAATAATTCATTTCGTTGCTGTCGCAATTCTTGCAGATTGTGGGCTAATAATTCTAGGTCTTCCACTTGACGATTCTGGATTTTATACTGACCACTGGCTATTTTGACTTGGAGTTCTTCTAGTTTGTTCGCAATTTCTGGAGCGAAGGTGGTTTTCAGGTCACGATCAAGGATAAGTTCAACTAAATTGCGGGTTTTGCTGCGTTCAAGATATTCAATCGCTTCTGTAATATTACCTAATTCCACGCAAGTTTCTACCATACAGCAATAAAGTTGGCTCCACTCTTCCGCTTGTTTACGTTTGCTTTCCTCGCCAGAAACGATATTTCCCCGCAAGAATTCTACTGTGGTGATCGCTTGTGCAAAGGTATTGTAAGCTGGGGTTAAGTGGTTGGTGTTTTGGTAAAGTATCCCTAGATTTAATAAAGTTGTTGTATGTTCTTGGGGAAAAGCTTCGCTGGTGTAGACACTCAAAGCATCATTAAAAGCAGCAATCGCATTTTCAATATTTTTTGCCTTCTCTCCTCGGATTCTATCCCTGTAGACAACACCAAGATTATGTTGCGTCGTTGCATATTCTTGGTGAAAATCTTCGCTGGTGTAGACACTCAAAGCATTATTAAAAGCAGCGATCGCATTTTCAATATTTTCTGCATTCTCTCCCCTATAGTAGGCAGTACCGAGATTATTTTGGGTCGCTGCCCATTGTTGGGGGAAAGCTTCGCTGGTGTAGACACTCAAAGCATCATTAAAAGCAGCAATCGCATTTTCAATATTTTTTGCCTTCTCTCCTCGGATTCTATCCCTGTAGACAACACCAAGATTATTTTGTGTTCCAGCCCATTGTTGGGGAAAAGCTTTGCTGTTTATGACACTTAAAGCATTATTAAAAGCAGCAATCGC
Protein-coding sequences here:
- a CDS encoding CHAT domain-containing protein; its protein translation is MGYYNRIRGEKAENIENAIAAFNADLTVTTSETFPLQWAMTQHNVGLAYRDRIRGNKAENIENAINAFNNALSVIPSEAFPQDWAGTQNNLGIAYGDRIWGEKAENIENAIAAFNNALSVIPSKAFPQQWAMTQDSLGNAYNYRIRGKKAENIENAIAAFNNALSVINSKAFPQQWAGTQNNLGVVYRDRIRGEKAKNIENAIAAFNDALSVYTSEAFPQQWAATQNNLGTAYYRGENAENIENAIAAFNNALSVYTSEDFHQEYATTQHNLGVVYRDRIRGEKAKNIENAIAAFNDALSVYTSEAFPQEHTTTLLNLGILYQNTNHLTPAYNTFAQAITTVEFLRGNIVSGEESKRKQAEEWSQLYCCMVETCVELGNITEAIEYLERSKTRNLVELILDRDLKTTFAPEIANKLEELQVKIASGQYKIQNRQVEDLELLAHNLQELRQQRNELLQNIYLSVGSGFKFDQFQQTVDQRTAIIEWYVTSQKIIAFVIKPNGQELTVWQSQPEDLNALEKWTAQYLQNYDSQKDQWQNTLGEVLKELASILHINEILTQIPPSDYDKLILIPYTALHLFPLHAIPVNPNSQDSPCLLDLFAGGVAYAPSCQLLQLVQQCERPDFQSLFAIQNPTGDLQFTDQEVNNIVSFFPSHEVLSNSHATKAALVQAVSRLQEVNYLHFSCHGHFKTNSPLDSFLLLADAQVDSIPVDADRQQYFETSRGIIDLSKCLTLGNLFDRGFDLKKCRLVVLSACETGLIDFNNNSDEYIGLPSGFLYAGSSSVVSSLWTVDDQSTAYLMIKFLQNLKASQDVSVAVALNQAQNWLRNITWEGLNQWTNNLQLDISNNHHESERSMRQMREILAKNALSKNIYEKPFQSPFHWAAFTAIGK